From a region of the Oncorhynchus keta strain PuntledgeMale-10-30-2019 chromosome 13, Oket_V2, whole genome shotgun sequence genome:
- the LOC118392127 gene encoding actin-related protein 2 has product MDSEGRKVVVCDNGTGFVKCGFAGSNFPEHIFPALVGRPVIRSNTKVGNIEIKDLMVGDEASECRSMLEVSYPMDNGIVRSWEDMLHLWDYTFGPGRLNISPPDCKVLLTEPPMNPTKNREKIAEVMFETYQFHGIYVAIQAVLTLYAQGLLTGVVVDSGDGVTHICPVYEGFSLPHLTRRLDIAGRDITRYLIKLLLLRGYVFNQSADFETVRMMKEELCYVGYNVEQEQRLATETTVLVESYILPDGRQVMVGGERFGAPEALFQPHLINVEGAGVAELLFNTIQAADIDLRSDFYKHIVLSGGTTMYPGLPSRLEREIKQLYLERVLQGDTEKLSKFKIRIEDPPRRKHMVFMGGAVLANIMKDKESFWVSRAEYLEKGLRVLDKLGGGVR; this is encoded by the exons ATGGACAGCGAGGGCAGAAAGGTTGTCGTCTGTGACAATGGCACAGGG TTTGTCAAGTGTGGCTTCGCTGGCTCCAACTTCCCCGAGCACATCTTCCCTGCGTTGGTGGGTCGGCCCGTCATTCGTTCAAACACCAAGGTCGGAAACATCGAGATTAAG GACTTGATGGTGGGTGATGAGGCCAGTGAGTGTCGCTCCATGCTGGAGGTGTCCTACCCCATGGACAACGGCATCGTGCGCTCCTGGGAAGACATGCTTCACCTGTGGGACTACACCTTTGGCCCTGGGCGCCTCAATATCAGCCCCCCAGACTGCAAG GTGCTGCTGACGGAACCGCCTATGAACCCCACTAAGAACCGGGAGAAGATTGCTGAGGTCATGTTCGAGACCTACCAGTTCCACGGCATCTATGTAGCTATCCAAGCCGTGCTCACACTCTATGCCCAGG GGTTGCTAACGGGTGTGGTTGTGGATTCGGGTGACGGTGTGACCCACATCTGTCCCGTGTACGAGGGCTTCTCTCTCCCGCATCTCACGCGCAGGCTGGACATCGCGGGGCGTGACATCACACGCTACCTCATCAAG CTGCTGTTGCTGCGCGGCTATGTCTTCAACCAGTCGGCGGACTTTGAGACGGTCCGCATGATGAAGGAGGAACTATGCTACGTGGGATACAACGTAGAACAGGAGCAGAGACTGGCCACAGAGACCACCGTGCTAGTGGAGTCATACATA CTCCCTGACGGTCGTCAGGTGATGGTGGGAGGGGAGCGGTTCGGGGCACCTGAGGCCCTCTTCCAGCCCCACCTCATCAATGTAGAGGGAGCCGGCGTGGCTGAGCTGCTGTTCAACACCATCCAGGCTGCTGACATAGATCTCAG GTCTGACTTCTACAAGCACATTGTGCTGTCTGGAGGCACCACCATGTACCCCGGCCTTCCTtccagactggagagagagatcaAACAGCTCTACCTGGAGAGGGTGCTGCAGGGGGACACTGAGAAGCTCTct AAGTTTAAGATCCGCATTGAGGACCCTCCACGGCGTAAACACATGGTGTTCATGGGTGGCGCAGTGCTGGCTAACATCATGAAGGACAAGGAGTCCTTCTGGGTGAGCCGGGCTGAGTACCTGGAGAAAGGCCTAAGGGTTCTGGACAAACTGGGAGGAGGCGTGAGATAA